The following is a genomic window from Saccopteryx bilineata isolate mSacBil1 chromosome 4, mSacBil1_pri_phased_curated, whole genome shotgun sequence.
AGTTTGAGTCCCCCAACTGGTAAGtatccctcctcccacccccaattGTCTCTGCTTTAACCTGGGCTCCCTCCTAGACGGTGACAGAGACAGTGATGGCTGAGAActttcttctctggtttctccaaTTTCCCACATCCTGGACCTCTCCTGGGCTCCTGCACCCTCGTGCTCAGCTTCTCCAAACTACTGACCTGGCGTGAGTTCTGATTCTCAATGCGGGTGCTGACATCTGGATGGAGCGTGAAGTCTGGGGCAAAGTACTCGAAGTATTCTTAGAAGAGACAAGAAGATTAGAACGAGAAGGTATGGCTCAAACAGGTAGATCCGAAGACTTCCCAATTTCTTTCCTTCCCATCCCAAATCCCTCTCTACATTATAGTTGCCTAAATTTTTCACTAAATTTAGTCTGCAGAGCTCTGAGAATGTCAATTTCCCACGTGCCTTCAAACCAGGCCTTCGTGGAGTCTTATGAACATGGCCTTCCTGGTGTTGGGGTATCATGGAGTGGTCCTTACCACTATAGGGAAGCTCCTCACTAATGGCCTCTTCTACCAGCAGCGATGTCTCATACGTCCTGAAACCAACCAGCAAAGTGGAGCAGGCTGAGTGAGTGGACTGGAGGGCCCATCTGGCCATCACTCAGGTAGCCCCTAGCTCACACTGGACAGGGGAAGCAGGAAAATCAGGGAGCATGCTTACCAGCAGCGGGCAACATTTCGGACAGTATAGCCACCACCACCTAGCACCAGTAGAGGGATATTGAAGCTCTTGACATATTCGACGCATTCCCTATTAAAAGAAACCAACAGAATGGGTAAAGGTAGTGATCAAAAGCCAAAGTATACATCTTGTGGTGGTACTACCTGGAAAAGAGCACAAGGAAACCAAAAAGGTTCTGTATCTTGATCTACACAGAGAAATGCATTGAGTTATATTCTGGAGATATGCAATATGTATACTTTATTATGTTTCTGTTGTCTCAAATGTGTTTTTTGTAggggttttttaagtgagaggaggggagacagtaagacagactcctcacatgcaccccaaccgggatctactggcaacccctatctggggcttgaatcaaccaagctatttttagcacctgaggctgacacttgaatcAATGAGCTATCCTAATTGCCGGGGGAGGACACTAGAACTAATGGAGCCACTgattgtaggaggggaagagggaaagtagggagagagggaggggaagagaagcagatggttgcttcttttatgtaacctgaactggaatcgaacctgggacatccatacaccgggctgatgttctatccactgagcaacccagccagggcctcaaaagttttaaaataaggtatattCACACCTCTGTCCTGCTCTATACTTACTCTGGAATCCTACCTGTTAATCAACTATTCTCACCCATGCACCAGCAAGTGCTATCAGTTCTAACACCAAAATATAACTCCAATTATCTACTCGTCTCCATTGCTACCTCCTGGCCATCATATCTCCTATCTAGACAACACCAATAGCTTCTTAAATGGTCTTCCCAGTTCCACTCCTGTCTCCCCAATCCAAACTTTTCTCCAATCAGTAGGCAGAGCAGTCACTTTAAAACAtgagatggcctgaccaggcgatggcacagtggatagcgtattggactgggacatggaggacccaggttcaaaaccccaaggtcaccagcttgagcgtgggttcatctggcttgagcatggcatcatagacatgaccccatggtcgctggcttgagcaaggagtcactcactctgctgtagcccccaccccccatcaaggcatatatgagaaagcaatcagtgaacaactaaggaaactaaggagctgcaacaaagaactgatgcttctcatctctctcccttcctgtctgtatccctatctgtccctgtctctgtaaaaaaaacaacagaacaaaaCATGAGTTGGATCATGGCACTTTCCTGCTTAGTATCTTTCAACACTTTCCCTTCATATCTGAAATAAATCTAATTCTTTACCGGGGTCTAAAGGCTCTGCTCAGCCTAGCCACTGCCAACTTCTCAGACCTCACCTCTCACCGCCGGCTTgctccctgtgtccctgcctcACTGGTTTTGTCATCTCCTCTACACACCAGCTCTTCCCTGCCTCAGAGCCTCTGCGTGGGCCTTGCCCACCACTTGGGACAgatttctctctgctctgcttgtGGTTAACTCTTTTCAGCCTCTAGGTCTCAGCCCAAATTCCAACCTCTCAGAAAATCCTTTCTAAATCAGGCTATCTAATATAGGTTTCCCACTGTTATCCTGTATCTTACTTAGCTTCCTATCTTTTCCTTTCATAGGATTTATAAGTCTACCTAGTTTGCTTACTCATGTTTTGTCTGTTTCCTACACTAAGCTGTAAAGTCCATGGGAGTTTCCCGTGGACTCTGTCCCCATCTCCTTGCACAATGCCTGAAATATACTAGGTGCATAATAAAAATCTACTGGGAATGAATGACCAACTGGGGAACCCTGTTCAAGGAGACCTTTCTGGTTCAAGTACAATTTGTAGCTATTTTTGATTCCCAAGAAGAGGTGAGGCCCATTCTCCAACTACCCCCTCTCCCTGTATCGAGGTCTAAGGTCACTTGAAAACCTGGGGGAGTGGAAGGAGGGCACGTCTCACCCATGTCCTCGAATGCTGAGATTGAAGCAGCCCAATCGATCACAGCCCAAAGAGTCAGCTCCACACTGCAAAAGCAAAAGCCCAGGCAGCTGCAGTGAGATACCTGATAAGAATGTCCCAGATGTCCTTcactttttcccttcccttccattccTCCCCCCAACATAAAGACTGTCCTCTTCCCTGCTCGGCAGAGCCTTCCTGACCAGGCACTGTATTACCTGGAGGACAATGCATGTAGGTTGATAGAAGTCCACCACCTGGTTGATAACCGGCTGGAAAAGGTGCTTGTAACCTGGGAGAGGGCCAAAGATGGGCACCTGGCACCCCAAGGGGATGGGGAGacaggaaacaaaaggaaaaaaagggttgAGAGAACACAGAGCCCAGGAAAGGGGCAACCCAAGAAACCAAACCATTAGTCCTGAACTTCTGGAGGGGGTCCTGGATCCTTTGGAGTGAGTGATGGAGCTAATGACCCTTTTCCCAGAAAAAGGCATATACACATATGTGTTCCATACAAtttgggagtggggggggggggggatcgtGGTCCCTCTGAAGGCcattcattacattttttaactgagtggggatagagagacagactcccacatgtgtcccaaccgggatccacccagcaacccccatctggggccgatgctcaaatcaaccaagctatcctcagtgcctggggctgatgctacaACCAGTTGAGTCATTGGCtgcaagaaggggagagagaaggagtagagagagagggaaagaagcagatggttgcttctcttatatgccctgactaggattgaacctggggcatccacacactgggccaatgttctaccaatgagccaacggGCTAGGGCCAGGCCATTCATTCTAAAGACACCTGGCCTAAGAGTAGACAATACTAGGCAGAAAAGGTTAATTtgaggagagaaaaaatggagCCAAGTGAGCAGGCAGAAGACTTCAGTACTTACTCTGATCATCAATGCCATCCCGCAGGGGCACATTGAGACAGTAGTAGCGGCCACTCTCTGCTCCAACTTCATACATGTCACCTACAGGAAAGTGGAAGGTGGGGTGTGGCAGCCATGCATGGGAGGCATCCACAACACAGCTTCTTCAACCCCAACCAACACCGAGGGCCTCTCACTCATCTATGTACCTGCAACACACACAACCCAGAACCATGCAACAAATACTTTTTGAGGGCCTACTATGAGCCAAGCTGTGTACTAGGCACAGGGGATATGACAATAAAGAGAACTAATGAAATTAAGGAAATTCCACTAAACTTGTATTTTGGGGGATGAGCATAAcaagaaaggaaacaataaacaaaaaaaataccacaataaATACAAATAGCCATGAGTACTCGGCAAGAAACAAGCCAAGTAATATGAGAGTAATGCAGAAGGAGGTGACTGTGTTAACTGGGTGGTTAGGAGAGGCTTCTCTGAGCAGGGGCATCTAAGCTGAGATCTGAAGGCTGAGGAGGAGGCAGTCATGGTAAAAAGCTGAAGGGTACAATCAAGCAACGTGCTTGCAGCTGATACACCAGCAAGCAAacttaacacagctgccccacactccCCATCTCCtcgctctgtaaaatcaataaataaaatatttaaagtagagCGGAGGagggacacaaataaataaacaaacaaacaaaaaaagattaaaagctgAAGGGTATAAAAGGGATGGACATTCCTATTTCCATACCTGTGCCGGGGAAGAAGTAGTTTCCATATTTGTGGAAGGACACTGTCATGACCCGGTCAGTGAGGTAGAAAGCTTCCTGAACTCCATCACCGTGGTGGATGTCAATATCAATGTAGAGCACTCGAGGATGATACCTAGGATGAGGGAAAAGCCAGGATCTGAGGGAGAGGTGAACCCCAGAAAGAAATCCCCCCACCCATTCCTCCCAAACACATAGTCTGATATTTTGAAGAGTCTGCTTCCACCTAATTCCACCCAAGTCACCTGAAACCTAATACACCAGTTCTCTAACAGCAACCCTGGGGTTCCAGCCTGGAGGCAGGGACAGGAGAGGGATGTGCAGAGAAGGCTGAAATGTGAGCAGGCAACAGGGATCTGCAGCAGAGCACAGGAAGAGGCAGCCTGAGCAAAGCATGAAGAACTGGGGAGAAGCTAGTATGAGGGTGGAGGTCAGGGTCAGGGGCCAGGGCAGTCTGAGATCTCCTCAGCTAGGATTCTCATAcatccctccatctcctcccagGCTACTTACTTGAGCAGCTCTAGGATTCCAATCACAATGTCATTGACATAGCAGAAGCCAGAGGCCTAAGACAAAACAGTGAtcttataaataaagaaacaattccTCCACCCAGCTTCCCCCTACTGTAACCAGAACATCAACCCTAGGGTAGACATTGTCTCCCTCACCACCTCCTCACTCACCTCAAACTTCTTGGCATGGTGCAGACCACCAGCCCAGTTAATGGCAATATCACAGATCtgaaaaacaaacagccaactcaTAGACCTTCTCCTGCCTACCCCCAAAGCTGGGAGCTCATGGTCAGGGTCCAGGCCTTGTGTCCAGTGACCCACATAATGGGGGAAGAGGACCCGGGGCGGTGCTCACCTTGTTGTTCAGCTGGGTTGCTCCTTGCAGAGATGCGCCTGTATAACGGGAACAGAACTCAAAGAGCCCGGGAAACACTGGGCTGCAGGGAAGAGGAGCAAGTTgaagtcctttttcttttgtctgggcaTTCCTACACCTTTCCCCCCACCCAGACCCCTAAACTCTCCATTCTTTAATAACCTGCTCTCCCCCTCTACACACCCAAGTTATCTGCAAatttactcaacaaatgtttttgaCCAAACTGTGTACCAAGCCCTGTGCGAGGCACTGATGGGAAGTAAAGAAGCATTTAAGTCTGGCAGGATGTTTGTACCCCTAGCTGGAGAAAGAAGAAGGCAGCTTCTCGGTAGGAATGTACTTGAACATACACACAAAACGGAAGTAAGTTCAAAGAGAACATGAGTTAAAAGAAGTTAAAAGATTCTTCTATGTAtatcaaattttaatataatattcaaTGATATTCTTTATAGCCCTGGTCAGTtctctcagttggttagagtgttgtcctaaaACACCAAGTTATGAGTGagagccccaggcagggcacattcGGGAAGCAGCCAAGGAGTGCACAACCAAGTGGGACAACAAACgaatgctgctctctctctctcaaatcaatgaatacatttaaatttttt
Proteins encoded in this region:
- the HDAC3 gene encoding histone deacetylase 3 isoform X1; amino-acid sequence: MAKTVAYFYDPDVGNFHYGAGHPMKPHRLALTHSLVLHYGLYKKMIVFKPYQASQHDMCRFHSEDYIDFLQRVSPTNMQGFTKSLNAFNVGDDCPVFPGLFEFCSRYTGASLQGATQLNNKICDIAINWAGGLHHAKKFEASGFCYVNDIVIGILELLKYHPRVLYIDIDIHHGDGVQEAFYLTDRVMTVSFHKYGNYFFPGTGDMYEVGAESGRYYCLNVPLRDGIDDQSYKHLFQPVINQVVDFYQPTCIVLQCGADSLGCDRLGCFNLSIRGHGECVEYVKSFNIPLLVLGGGGYTVRNVARCWTYETSLLVEEAISEELPYSEYFEYFAPDFTLHPDVSTRIENQNSRQYLDQIRQTIFENLKMLNHAPSVQIHDVPADLLTYDRTDEADAEERGPEENYSRPEAPNEFYDGDHDNDKESDVEI
- the HDAC3 gene encoding histone deacetylase 3 isoform X2, yielding MCRFHSEDYIDFLQRVSPTNMQGFTKSLNAFNVGDDCPVFPGLFEFCSRYTGASLQGATQLNNKICDIAINWAGGLHHAKKFEASGFCYVNDIVIGILELLKYHPRVLYIDIDIHHGDGVQEAFYLTDRVMTVSFHKYGNYFFPGTGDMYEVGAESGRYYCLNVPLRDGIDDQSYKHLFQPVINQVVDFYQPTCIVLQCGADSLGCDRLGCFNLSIRGHGECVEYVKSFNIPLLVLGGGGYTVRNVARCWTYETSLLVEEAISEELPYSEYFEYFAPDFTLHPDVSTRIENQNSRQYLDQIRQTIFENLKMLNHAPSVQIHDVPADLLTYDRTDEADAEERGPEENYSRPEAPNEFYDGDHDNDKESDVEI
- the HDAC3 gene encoding histone deacetylase 3 isoform X3 — encoded protein: MTVSFHKYGNYFFPGTGDMYEVGAESGRYYCLNVPLRDGIDDQSYKHLFQPVINQVVDFYQPTCIVLQCGADSLGCDRLGCFNLSIRGHGECVEYVKSFNIPLLVLGGGGYTVRNVARCWTYETSLLVEEAISEELPYSEYFEYFAPDFTLHPDVSTRIENQNSRQYLDQIRQTIFENLKMLNHAPSVQIHDVPADLLTYDRTDEADAEERGPEENYSRPEAPNEFYDGDHDNDKESDVEI